Proteins encoded by one window of Haliotis asinina isolate JCU_RB_2024 chromosome 6, JCU_Hal_asi_v2, whole genome shotgun sequence:
- the LOC137286525 gene encoding baculoviral IAP repeat-containing protein 7-B-like, with translation MAESGQRIGRRVRHVKKNAETLYIDACRPNVFETTDFVVINVMPSEILTHSCSSKGKPHIEMSGSTERCGSESTLDPLSSWHRPEHATSRRHRRKKILLEQSKTFFEDLYESARCISMKTRPFWLDYHSDGFMTSQLTVNMLHSSTPHIQPGPHKAMHDAPSGVDRLDLSRELLRYGTFHTWTNPSAWPNRLAAAGFYYRNQGDEVVCFSCGCTCSGWQPGMEPMVVHKRQSPSCRFVNGTAGNIPVIASNEAINHLIQVSRNESPHTSPHTADTPHTAGTAVTAQQSHPQRPQTNTVANSARFLSLSPPSRRPDSTAGPQSLAPAQIPVPGTPAMTAPITQIPTPTLQTTQQNETGHDSNMGISTDRPKNPTYAVTSARIKSYVAWPHSCPTPVDLAEAGFFYTGQGDSVRCFFCGIGLRNWDSGDNAWVEHARWSPQCVYLVQHQGRDFADLVLSLSSGGNQVEYSQVQDILRDMRPKAVFVPQKGADGVAPAPQEAAGNASDDQHEDDSLLEENERLKQQTMCKICLDKEVSIVFLPCGHLVCCVECAPALRKCPMCRANIRGTVKAYMS, from the exons ATGGCTGAAAGTGGACAAAGGATAGGACGACGTGTTCGacatgtgaaaaagaatgctGAAACATTATACATAGATGCGTGCAGGCCGAACGTCTTTGAGACAACggattttgttgttataaatgTTATGCCTAGCGAGATTTTGACTCATTCGTGTTCATCTAAAGGAAAACCACACATTGAAATGTCTGGTTCCACTGAACGTTGTGGTTCTGAATCTACCTTGGACCCGCTTTCGTCATGGCACAGACCAGAACACGCAACATCCCGCAGACACAGAAGAAAGAAAATACTTTTGGAACAAAGTAAAACTTTTTTCGAGGACCTCTACGAATCTGCAAGATGTATTTCTATGAAGACACGCCCTTTTTGGTTAGATTACCACAGTGATGGGTTCATGACATCTCAACTGACAGTAAATATGCTTCACTCTTCCACACCCCACATCCAGCCAGGTCCACACAAAGCCATGCACGATGCACCCTCTGGTGTGGATAGGCTGGACCTGAGCCGTGAACTCTTGAGGTATGGAACTTTCCACACCTGGACCAACCCGTCTGCTTGGCCAAATAGATTAGCAGCGGCTGGGTTCTACTACCGTAACCAAGGAGACGAAGTCGTCTGCTTCAGCTGCGGTTGCACGTGTAGTGGCTGGCAGCCGGGGATGGAACCTATGGTCGTCCACAAGAGACAGTCCCCGTCTTGCAGGTTCGTCAATGGAACGGCTGGGAATATCCCGGTCATAGCAAGCAATGAAGCCATCAACCACTTGATCCAGGTCAGCAGAAATGAATCACCCCACACAAGTCCACATACTGCCGACACACCCCATACCGCGGGCACAGCAGTCACAGCACAGCAGTCGCATCCACAACgcccacaaacaaacacagtaGCTAATTCGGCGAGATTTCTTTCTTTATCTCCACCTTCCAGACGACCAGACTCAACTGCTGGTCCACAGTCACTTGCACCTGCCCAAATACCAGTTCCAGGTACACCAGCAATGACAGCGCCAATAACTCAGATCCCGACACCAACACTACAGACTACtcaacaaaatgaaacaggCCATGACAGTAATATGGGTATAAGCACTGACCGACCCAAGAATCCCACTTATGCTGTCACCTCCGCCAGGATCAAGTCCTACGTAGCTTGGCCGCATTCATGTCCGACGCCCGTCGACCTTGCCGAAGCAGGTTTCTTTTACACTG GTCAGGGAGACAGCGTTCGGTGTTTCTTCTGTGGAATAGGTCTTCGGAATTGGGACAGCGGCGACAATGCTTGGGTGGAGCACGCCCGCTGGTCTCCCCAGTGTGTGTACCTGGTCCAGCACCAGGGGCGGGACTTCGCGGACCTTGTGCTGAGTCTGTCATCAGGTGGCAATCAG GTTGAATACAGCCAGGTGCAGGACATTCTACGGGACATGCGCCCCAAAGCCGTCTTCGTGCCACAGAAAG GGGCAGATGGCGTGGCACCAGCGCCTCAAGAAGCAGCAGGCAACGCATCGGATGATCAACACGAAG ATGACTCTCTGCTGGAGGAGAACGAAAGGTTGAAGCAGCAGACGATGTGTAAAATATGCCTGGACAAGGAGGTCAGCATCGTCTTCCTGCCCTGCGGTCATCTCGTCTGCTGTGTGGAATGTGCCCCTGCTCTCAGGAAGTGCCCCATGTGCCGTGCAAACATCAGGGGCACCGTCAAAGCGTACATGAGTTAG